A genomic region of Cygnus atratus isolate AKBS03 ecotype Queensland, Australia chromosome 13, CAtr_DNAZoo_HiC_assembly, whole genome shotgun sequence contains the following coding sequences:
- the ERCC6L gene encoding DNA excision repair protein ERCC-6-like isoform X2: MQRLEAALAQLAEQEEEEEEEDEGRFVDVCGSGLLLYGELHAKLFQHQREGVAFLYRLHRDGRPGGILADDMGLGKTVQIIAFLSGMFDGELIQHVLLVMPTTLVGSWLAEFARWTPGLRVKEFHGSSKTERTRNLERVQRRNGIVVTSYQMLINNWKQLTSCHEQDFVWDYIILDEAHKIKCPSNKTTKCVYAIPAKHRILLTGTPVQNNLQEMWSLFDFACQGSLLGTAKTFRMEYENPITRAREKDATLGEKALGLKISENLMTIIKPYFLRRTKEDIKKSHADKPDALLPEDPSEASAPVMPSLTRKNDFVVWVYLSPTQEKIYRNFLCLDHVKEVLMTTRSPLAELTVLKKLCDHPRLLSARACTQLGLDGQECSEQDSKSEAGVLSGANKIDHLSVETLIQESGKMLFLVRLLERLREEGHRTLVFSQSRKMLDIIEQVLSRRQFKIMRIDGTVTHLTEREKRISAFQSNKDYSVFLLTTQVGGVGITLTAANRVVIFDPSWNPATDAQAVDRAYRIGQKENVVIYRLITCGTVEEKIYRRQVFKDSLIRQTTGDKKNPFRYFSKQELRELFTLEDTRTSTTQIQLQSLHATQRKTDLQLDEHIAYLHSLEMFGISDHDLIFTREMTHEEQAESEEAHQYIQKRVQKAHELVQLESQLRDLRMEGIRNAVEETWSRPPELASQAEKRSPGLNNINNLVSPPVADKCENDKVIDLTEDMEVQILDVSSKMTSLTVDELGEEKLAQAMSSMDTELLTSSKVVEQLDIQGSEQNLDSSIIPLSPGLCPLDKESPSLEQKQCSPVPHVNSDSLTEAGNGLSGHSQHFANESGWSATPKRLKDAEMSVQVLDPLGVSETEGNDIPELALSATPPNLPNVMPEVHAGIQKSRVVEASLEEMSVPSLQDQVDFNLVLEESEDGWQDASNGERSLEHPEDEGFQLKTGSLCKSPAKTLSENGNSGSPCHAAEEDPNNSLQGSEVSEENSAIFISGRKKRAKRIVSDSEDEDYSVMISEEEQSDKKSSPLNTPLHQFLEGITASTPKSDRSLTKAIFSPKLTNSGNRSTASRRSLINKVVDEVEDIGEIMGTTDEEENSEEQEDLLEEEAEECSAESVEPEEEPAGETLNSTEESSHLEGMQSEQSEADETESSQEESTGDAELQSDYVTSCHG, encoded by the exons ATGCAGCGGCTGGAGGCGGCGCTGGCCCAGCTGgcggagcaggaggaggaggaggaggaggaggacgaagGCCGGTTCGTGGACGTGTGCGGCAGCGGGCTGCTGCTCTACGGGGAGCTGCACGCGAAGCTCTTCCAGCACCAGCGGGAGGGAGTCGCCTTCCTGTACCGCCTGCACCGGGACGGCCGGCCCGGCGGCATCCTGGCCGACGACATGGGTCTGGGTAAGACCGTCCAGATCATCGCCTTCCTCTCGGGTATGTTCGACGGTGAGCTCATCCAGCACGTCCTGCTCGTCATGCCCACCACCCTGGTCGGCAGCTGGCTGGCCGAGTTCGCTCGCTGGACCCCCGGCCTGCGCGTCAAGGAGTTCCACGGCAGCAGCAAGACGGAGCGCACCAGGAACCTGgagagggtccagaggaggaACGGCATCGTCGTCACGAGCTACCAGATGCTCATCAACAACTGGAAGCAGCTCACTAGCTGCCACGAGCAGGACTTTGTCTGGGACTACATCATCCTCGACGAAGCGCATAAAATCAAGTGCCCGTCCAACAAAACGACAAAGTGCGTGTATGCGATTCCTGCAAAGCATCGCATCCTCCTCACGGGCACTCCGGTGCAGAACAACCTGCAGGAGATGTGGTCCTTGTTTGACTTTGCGTGCCAGGGCTCTCTCTTAGGAACAGCCAAAACATTTAGAATGGAGTATGAGAATCCTATTACTAGGGCCAGGGAGAAGGATGCGACTCTAGGTGAGAAAGCACTGGGACTTAAGATATCTGAGAATCTAATGACAATTATAAAGCCATATTTCCTCAGAAGAACTAAAGAAGACATCAAAAAAAGTCATGCTGACAAACCAGATGCCCTTCTTCCTGAGGATCCAAGCGAGGCTAGTGCTCCTGTCATGCCATCTCTCACTAGGAAAAATGACTTTGTTGTGTGGGTGTACTTGTCTCCAACGCAGGAGAAAATCTACAGGAACTTTCTCTGTCTAGATCACGTGAAAGAAGTGCTGATGACAACCCGGTCACCTTTGGCTGAGCTGACTGTCTTGAAGAAGCTGTGTGACCACCCCAGGCTTCTGTCCGCAAGAGCATGTACCCAGCTGGGCTTAGATGGACAGGAATGCTCAGAGCAGGATTCCAAGAGTGAAGCAGGTGTGCTCTCAGGTGCCAACAAAATAGATCATCTGTCTGTTGAGACCCTGATCCAGGAGTCTGGGAAAATGTTGTTCCTTGTACGGCTTCTAGAAAGACTGCGAGAGGAGGGGCACCGAACTCTGGTGTTCTCGCAGTCGAGGAAGATGCTGGATATCATAGAGCAGGTTTTGTCTCGCAGGCAGTTTAAGATCATGCGTATTGACGGCACAGTGACCCACCTGACAGAACGGGAGAAGCGCATTAGCGCCTTTCAGAGTAACAAGGACTACTCCGTCTTCCTGCTGACAACACAAGTCGGTGGCGTTGGCATAACCTTAACAGCAGCCAACCGAGTGGTGATCTTTGATCCCAGCTGGAATCCAGCTACAGATGCTCAGGCTGTAGACAGGGCTTACAGGATTGGGCAGAAGGAGAATGTCGTGATTTATAGACTGATTACCTGTGGTacagtggaagagaaaatatataggCGACAAGTATTTAAGGATTCGTTAATAAGACAGACTACTGGTGACAAAAAGAACCCATTTAGATATTTCTCCAAACAGGAACTAAGGGAGCTTTTCACATTAGAAGACACCCGAACATCCACAACTCAGATCCAGCTGCAGTCTTTGCATGCCACCCAAAGAAAGACTGACCTGCAGCTGGATGAACACATCGCTTATTTACACTCTCTGGAAATGTTTGGCATTTCTGATCATGACTTAATATTTACAAGAGAAATGACTCATGAGGAGCAGGCTGAGAGTGAAGAAGCCCATCAGTACATTCAAAAGAGGGTACAGAAAGCCCACGAGCTAGTTCAGTTAGAGTCTCAGCTTAGAGATCTGAGGATGGAGGGGATCAGAAATGCTGTGGAGGAGACTTGGTCAAGACCACCAGAACTGGCTTCCCAGGCAGAGAAGAGGTCTCCAGGGTTGAACAACATAAATAACTTGGTTTCACCACCAGTAGCtgataaatgtgaaaatgacaAAGTCATTGATCTTACAGAGGACATGGAGGTCCAGATTCTTGATGTCAGCTCTAAAATGACAAGTCTGACCGTTGATGAGTTGGGCGAAGAGAAACTGGCACAAGCGATGTCCAGTATGGATACAGAACTCCTTACTAGCAGCAAGGTAGTGGAACAGCTTGATATACAAGGGTCTGAGCAAAATCTGGACTCAAGCATTATACCGTTATCACCTGGACTTTGTCCACTTGATAAAGAGAGCCCGAGTCTCGAGCAGAAGCAGTGTTCTCCTGTTCCCCATGTAAATTCAGATAGCTTGACTGAGGCCGGGAATGGCCTGTCTGGGCATTCTCAGCATTTTGCTAACGAGTCGGGATGGTCAGCCACACCAAAAAGGTtaaaagatgcagaaatgtCAGTTCAAGTACTTGACCCACTTGGTGTCTCAGAGACAGAGGGGAATGACATTCCTGAGCTAGCTTTATCTGCCACGCCACCAAACCTACCAAATGTTATGCCAGAAGTCCATGCTGGGATCCAGAAGTCTCGTGTGGTGGAAGCCAGCTTGGAGGAAATGTCTGTGCCATCTCTCCAGGATCAAGTTGACTTCAATTTGGTCTTGGAAGAGTCTGAAGATGGATGGCAAGATGCCTCAAATGGGGAAAGATCACTGGAGCACCCAGAAGATGAGGGCTTCCAACTAAAAACAGGAAGTCTTTGTAAATCTCCAGCAAAAACTTTAAGTGAGAATGGTAACTCTGGAAGCCCCTGCCATGCAGCTGAAGAAGATCCAAATAACTCCTTGCAAGGGAGTGAAGTATCAGAGGAAAACAGTGCTATCTTCATTTCAGGTAGAAAGAAACGTGCGAAAAGAATTGTTTCAGATAGTGAGGATGAGGACTATTCTGTTATGATCTCAGAGGAAGAGCAGTCTGATAAAAAGTCCTCTCCCTTGAACACCCCTCTGCATCAATTTCTGGAAGGAATTACTGCATCTACTCCTAAAAGCGACAGGAGTCTaacaaaagccattttttctcccaaattaaCTAACAGTGGTAACAGGTCTACAGCTTCCAGGAGATCTCTAATCAACAAGGTGGTAGATGAGGTTGAGGATATTGGAGAAATCATGGGAACCactgatgaagaagaaaacagtgaggAGCAAGAAGACCTTCTggaagaagaagcagaagagtgTAGTGCGGAGTCTGTTGAGCCTGAAGAAGAACCTGCTGGCGAAACGCTTAACTCAACCGAAGAGTCCTCCCATCTAGAGGGTATGCAGTCTGAGCAGTCCGAAGCAGATGAGACAGAGTCATCTCAGGAGGAATCCACTGGTGATGCTGAGCTTCAGTCAG ATTATGTAACTTCCTGTCATGGCTAG
- the ERCC6L gene encoding DNA excision repair protein ERCC-6-like isoform X3 → MQRLEAALAQLAEQEEEEEEEDEGRFVDVCGSGLLLYGELHAKLFQHQREGVAFLYRLHRDGRPGGILADDMGLGKTVQIIAFLSGMFDGELIQHVLLVMPTTLVGSWLAEFARWTPGLRVKEFHGSSKTERTRNLERVQRRNGIVVTSYQMLINNWKQLTSCHEQDFVWDYIILDEAHKIKCPSNKTTKCVYAIPAKHRILLTGTPVQNNLQEMWSLFDFACQGSLLGTAKTFRMEYENPITRAREKDATLGEKALGLKISENLMTIIKPYFLRRTKEDIKKSHADKPDALLPEDPSEASAPVMPSLTRKNDFVVWVYLSPTQEKIYRNFLCLDHVKEVLMTTRSPLAELTVLKKLCDHPRLLSARACTQLGLDGQECSEQDSKSEAGVLSGANKIDHLSVETLIQESGKMLFLVRLLERLREEGHRTLVFSQSRKMLDIIEQVLSRRQFKIMRIDGTVTHLTEREKRISAFQSNKDYSVFLLTTQVGGVGITLTAANRVVIFDPSWNPATDAQAVDRAYRIGQKENVVIYRLITCGTVEEKIYRRQVFKDSLIRQTTGDKKNPFRYFSKQELRELFTLEDTRTSTTQIQLQSLHATQRKTDLQLDEHIAYLHSLEMFGISDHDLIFTREMTHEEQAESEEAHQYIQKRVQKAHELVQLESQLRDLRMEGIRNAVEETWSRPPELASQAEKRSPGLNNINNLVSPPVADKCENDKVIDLTEDMEVQILDVSSKMTSLTVDELGEEKLAQAMSSMDTELLTSSKVVEQLDIQGSEQNLDSSIIPLSPGLCPLDKESPSLEQKQCSPVPHVNSDSLTEAGNGLSGHSQHFANESGWSATPKRLKDAEMSVQVLDPLGVSETEGNDIPELALSATPPNLPNVMPEVHAGIQKSRVVEASLEEMSVPSLQDQVDFNLVLEESEDGWQDASNGERSLEHPEDEGFQLKTGSLCKSPAKTLSENGNSGSPCHAAEEDPNNSLQGSEVSEENSAIFISGRKKRAKRIVSDSEDEDYSVMISEEEQSDKKSSPLNTPLHQFLEGITASTPKSDRSLTKAIFSPKLTNSGNRSTASRRSLINKVVDEVEDIGEIMGTTDEEENSEEQEDLLEEEAEECSAESVEPEEEPAGETLNSTEESSHLEGMQSEQSEADETESSQEESTGDAELQSDG, encoded by the exons ATGCAGCGGCTGGAGGCGGCGCTGGCCCAGCTGgcggagcaggaggaggaggaggaggaggaggacgaagGCCGGTTCGTGGACGTGTGCGGCAGCGGGCTGCTGCTCTACGGGGAGCTGCACGCGAAGCTCTTCCAGCACCAGCGGGAGGGAGTCGCCTTCCTGTACCGCCTGCACCGGGACGGCCGGCCCGGCGGCATCCTGGCCGACGACATGGGTCTGGGTAAGACCGTCCAGATCATCGCCTTCCTCTCGGGTATGTTCGACGGTGAGCTCATCCAGCACGTCCTGCTCGTCATGCCCACCACCCTGGTCGGCAGCTGGCTGGCCGAGTTCGCTCGCTGGACCCCCGGCCTGCGCGTCAAGGAGTTCCACGGCAGCAGCAAGACGGAGCGCACCAGGAACCTGgagagggtccagaggaggaACGGCATCGTCGTCACGAGCTACCAGATGCTCATCAACAACTGGAAGCAGCTCACTAGCTGCCACGAGCAGGACTTTGTCTGGGACTACATCATCCTCGACGAAGCGCATAAAATCAAGTGCCCGTCCAACAAAACGACAAAGTGCGTGTATGCGATTCCTGCAAAGCATCGCATCCTCCTCACGGGCACTCCGGTGCAGAACAACCTGCAGGAGATGTGGTCCTTGTTTGACTTTGCGTGCCAGGGCTCTCTCTTAGGAACAGCCAAAACATTTAGAATGGAGTATGAGAATCCTATTACTAGGGCCAGGGAGAAGGATGCGACTCTAGGTGAGAAAGCACTGGGACTTAAGATATCTGAGAATCTAATGACAATTATAAAGCCATATTTCCTCAGAAGAACTAAAGAAGACATCAAAAAAAGTCATGCTGACAAACCAGATGCCCTTCTTCCTGAGGATCCAAGCGAGGCTAGTGCTCCTGTCATGCCATCTCTCACTAGGAAAAATGACTTTGTTGTGTGGGTGTACTTGTCTCCAACGCAGGAGAAAATCTACAGGAACTTTCTCTGTCTAGATCACGTGAAAGAAGTGCTGATGACAACCCGGTCACCTTTGGCTGAGCTGACTGTCTTGAAGAAGCTGTGTGACCACCCCAGGCTTCTGTCCGCAAGAGCATGTACCCAGCTGGGCTTAGATGGACAGGAATGCTCAGAGCAGGATTCCAAGAGTGAAGCAGGTGTGCTCTCAGGTGCCAACAAAATAGATCATCTGTCTGTTGAGACCCTGATCCAGGAGTCTGGGAAAATGTTGTTCCTTGTACGGCTTCTAGAAAGACTGCGAGAGGAGGGGCACCGAACTCTGGTGTTCTCGCAGTCGAGGAAGATGCTGGATATCATAGAGCAGGTTTTGTCTCGCAGGCAGTTTAAGATCATGCGTATTGACGGCACAGTGACCCACCTGACAGAACGGGAGAAGCGCATTAGCGCCTTTCAGAGTAACAAGGACTACTCCGTCTTCCTGCTGACAACACAAGTCGGTGGCGTTGGCATAACCTTAACAGCAGCCAACCGAGTGGTGATCTTTGATCCCAGCTGGAATCCAGCTACAGATGCTCAGGCTGTAGACAGGGCTTACAGGATTGGGCAGAAGGAGAATGTCGTGATTTATAGACTGATTACCTGTGGTacagtggaagagaaaatatataggCGACAAGTATTTAAGGATTCGTTAATAAGACAGACTACTGGTGACAAAAAGAACCCATTTAGATATTTCTCCAAACAGGAACTAAGGGAGCTTTTCACATTAGAAGACACCCGAACATCCACAACTCAGATCCAGCTGCAGTCTTTGCATGCCACCCAAAGAAAGACTGACCTGCAGCTGGATGAACACATCGCTTATTTACACTCTCTGGAAATGTTTGGCATTTCTGATCATGACTTAATATTTACAAGAGAAATGACTCATGAGGAGCAGGCTGAGAGTGAAGAAGCCCATCAGTACATTCAAAAGAGGGTACAGAAAGCCCACGAGCTAGTTCAGTTAGAGTCTCAGCTTAGAGATCTGAGGATGGAGGGGATCAGAAATGCTGTGGAGGAGACTTGGTCAAGACCACCAGAACTGGCTTCCCAGGCAGAGAAGAGGTCTCCAGGGTTGAACAACATAAATAACTTGGTTTCACCACCAGTAGCtgataaatgtgaaaatgacaAAGTCATTGATCTTACAGAGGACATGGAGGTCCAGATTCTTGATGTCAGCTCTAAAATGACAAGTCTGACCGTTGATGAGTTGGGCGAAGAGAAACTGGCACAAGCGATGTCCAGTATGGATACAGAACTCCTTACTAGCAGCAAGGTAGTGGAACAGCTTGATATACAAGGGTCTGAGCAAAATCTGGACTCAAGCATTATACCGTTATCACCTGGACTTTGTCCACTTGATAAAGAGAGCCCGAGTCTCGAGCAGAAGCAGTGTTCTCCTGTTCCCCATGTAAATTCAGATAGCTTGACTGAGGCCGGGAATGGCCTGTCTGGGCATTCTCAGCATTTTGCTAACGAGTCGGGATGGTCAGCCACACCAAAAAGGTtaaaagatgcagaaatgtCAGTTCAAGTACTTGACCCACTTGGTGTCTCAGAGACAGAGGGGAATGACATTCCTGAGCTAGCTTTATCTGCCACGCCACCAAACCTACCAAATGTTATGCCAGAAGTCCATGCTGGGATCCAGAAGTCTCGTGTGGTGGAAGCCAGCTTGGAGGAAATGTCTGTGCCATCTCTCCAGGATCAAGTTGACTTCAATTTGGTCTTGGAAGAGTCTGAAGATGGATGGCAAGATGCCTCAAATGGGGAAAGATCACTGGAGCACCCAGAAGATGAGGGCTTCCAACTAAAAACAGGAAGTCTTTGTAAATCTCCAGCAAAAACTTTAAGTGAGAATGGTAACTCTGGAAGCCCCTGCCATGCAGCTGAAGAAGATCCAAATAACTCCTTGCAAGGGAGTGAAGTATCAGAGGAAAACAGTGCTATCTTCATTTCAGGTAGAAAGAAACGTGCGAAAAGAATTGTTTCAGATAGTGAGGATGAGGACTATTCTGTTATGATCTCAGAGGAAGAGCAGTCTGATAAAAAGTCCTCTCCCTTGAACACCCCTCTGCATCAATTTCTGGAAGGAATTACTGCATCTACTCCTAAAAGCGACAGGAGTCTaacaaaagccattttttctcccaaattaaCTAACAGTGGTAACAGGTCTACAGCTTCCAGGAGATCTCTAATCAACAAGGTGGTAGATGAGGTTGAGGATATTGGAGAAATCATGGGAACCactgatgaagaagaaaacagtgaggAGCAAGAAGACCTTCTggaagaagaagcagaagagtgTAGTGCGGAGTCTGTTGAGCCTGAAGAAGAACCTGCTGGCGAAACGCTTAACTCAACCGAAGAGTCCTCCCATCTAGAGGGTATGCAGTCTGAGCAGTCCGAAGCAGATGAGACAGAGTCATCTCAGGAGGAATCCACTGGTGATGCTGAGCTTCAGTCAG atggctga
- the ERCC6L gene encoding DNA excision repair protein ERCC-6-like isoform X1, whose translation MQRLEAALAQLAEQEEEEEEEDEGRFVDVCGSGLLLYGELHAKLFQHQREGVAFLYRLHRDGRPGGILADDMGLGKTVQIIAFLSGMFDGELIQHVLLVMPTTLVGSWLAEFARWTPGLRVKEFHGSSKTERTRNLERVQRRNGIVVTSYQMLINNWKQLTSCHEQDFVWDYIILDEAHKIKCPSNKTTKCVYAIPAKHRILLTGTPVQNNLQEMWSLFDFACQGSLLGTAKTFRMEYENPITRAREKDATLGEKALGLKISENLMTIIKPYFLRRTKEDIKKSHADKPDALLPEDPSEASAPVMPSLTRKNDFVVWVYLSPTQEKIYRNFLCLDHVKEVLMTTRSPLAELTVLKKLCDHPRLLSARACTQLGLDGQECSEQDSKSEAGVLSGANKIDHLSVETLIQESGKMLFLVRLLERLREEGHRTLVFSQSRKMLDIIEQVLSRRQFKIMRIDGTVTHLTEREKRISAFQSNKDYSVFLLTTQVGGVGITLTAANRVVIFDPSWNPATDAQAVDRAYRIGQKENVVIYRLITCGTVEEKIYRRQVFKDSLIRQTTGDKKNPFRYFSKQELRELFTLEDTRTSTTQIQLQSLHATQRKTDLQLDEHIAYLHSLEMFGISDHDLIFTREMTHEEQAESEEAHQYIQKRVQKAHELVQLESQLRDLRMEGIRNAVEETWSRPPELASQAEKRSPGLNNINNLVSPPVADKCENDKVIDLTEDMEVQILDVSSKMTSLTVDELGEEKLAQAMSSMDTELLTSSKVVEQLDIQGSEQNLDSSIIPLSPGLCPLDKESPSLEQKQCSPVPHVNSDSLTEAGNGLSGHSQHFANESGWSATPKRLKDAEMSVQVLDPLGVSETEGNDIPELALSATPPNLPNVMPEVHAGIQKSRVVEASLEEMSVPSLQDQVDFNLVLEESEDGWQDASNGERSLEHPEDEGFQLKTGSLCKSPAKTLSENGNSGSPCHAAEEDPNNSLQGSEVSEENSAIFISGRKKRAKRIVSDSEDEDYSVMISEEEQSDKKSSPLNTPLHQFLEGITASTPKSDRSLTKAIFSPKLTNSGNRSTASRRSLINKVVDEVEDIGEIMGTTDEEENSEEQEDLLEEEAEECSAESVEPEEEPAGETLNSTEESSHLEGMQSEQSEADETESSQEESTGDAELQSGEQIEYCTQERVSEKEDGQNSSPSLGTYSTLVDSGKKLKDDGNLQEALNCFLQALDIKSGDPEVMLMTLNLYRQLAQK comes from the coding sequence ATGCAGCGGCTGGAGGCGGCGCTGGCCCAGCTGgcggagcaggaggaggaggaggaggaggaggacgaagGCCGGTTCGTGGACGTGTGCGGCAGCGGGCTGCTGCTCTACGGGGAGCTGCACGCGAAGCTCTTCCAGCACCAGCGGGAGGGAGTCGCCTTCCTGTACCGCCTGCACCGGGACGGCCGGCCCGGCGGCATCCTGGCCGACGACATGGGTCTGGGTAAGACCGTCCAGATCATCGCCTTCCTCTCGGGTATGTTCGACGGTGAGCTCATCCAGCACGTCCTGCTCGTCATGCCCACCACCCTGGTCGGCAGCTGGCTGGCCGAGTTCGCTCGCTGGACCCCCGGCCTGCGCGTCAAGGAGTTCCACGGCAGCAGCAAGACGGAGCGCACCAGGAACCTGgagagggtccagaggaggaACGGCATCGTCGTCACGAGCTACCAGATGCTCATCAACAACTGGAAGCAGCTCACTAGCTGCCACGAGCAGGACTTTGTCTGGGACTACATCATCCTCGACGAAGCGCATAAAATCAAGTGCCCGTCCAACAAAACGACAAAGTGCGTGTATGCGATTCCTGCAAAGCATCGCATCCTCCTCACGGGCACTCCGGTGCAGAACAACCTGCAGGAGATGTGGTCCTTGTTTGACTTTGCGTGCCAGGGCTCTCTCTTAGGAACAGCCAAAACATTTAGAATGGAGTATGAGAATCCTATTACTAGGGCCAGGGAGAAGGATGCGACTCTAGGTGAGAAAGCACTGGGACTTAAGATATCTGAGAATCTAATGACAATTATAAAGCCATATTTCCTCAGAAGAACTAAAGAAGACATCAAAAAAAGTCATGCTGACAAACCAGATGCCCTTCTTCCTGAGGATCCAAGCGAGGCTAGTGCTCCTGTCATGCCATCTCTCACTAGGAAAAATGACTTTGTTGTGTGGGTGTACTTGTCTCCAACGCAGGAGAAAATCTACAGGAACTTTCTCTGTCTAGATCACGTGAAAGAAGTGCTGATGACAACCCGGTCACCTTTGGCTGAGCTGACTGTCTTGAAGAAGCTGTGTGACCACCCCAGGCTTCTGTCCGCAAGAGCATGTACCCAGCTGGGCTTAGATGGACAGGAATGCTCAGAGCAGGATTCCAAGAGTGAAGCAGGTGTGCTCTCAGGTGCCAACAAAATAGATCATCTGTCTGTTGAGACCCTGATCCAGGAGTCTGGGAAAATGTTGTTCCTTGTACGGCTTCTAGAAAGACTGCGAGAGGAGGGGCACCGAACTCTGGTGTTCTCGCAGTCGAGGAAGATGCTGGATATCATAGAGCAGGTTTTGTCTCGCAGGCAGTTTAAGATCATGCGTATTGACGGCACAGTGACCCACCTGACAGAACGGGAGAAGCGCATTAGCGCCTTTCAGAGTAACAAGGACTACTCCGTCTTCCTGCTGACAACACAAGTCGGTGGCGTTGGCATAACCTTAACAGCAGCCAACCGAGTGGTGATCTTTGATCCCAGCTGGAATCCAGCTACAGATGCTCAGGCTGTAGACAGGGCTTACAGGATTGGGCAGAAGGAGAATGTCGTGATTTATAGACTGATTACCTGTGGTacagtggaagagaaaatatataggCGACAAGTATTTAAGGATTCGTTAATAAGACAGACTACTGGTGACAAAAAGAACCCATTTAGATATTTCTCCAAACAGGAACTAAGGGAGCTTTTCACATTAGAAGACACCCGAACATCCACAACTCAGATCCAGCTGCAGTCTTTGCATGCCACCCAAAGAAAGACTGACCTGCAGCTGGATGAACACATCGCTTATTTACACTCTCTGGAAATGTTTGGCATTTCTGATCATGACTTAATATTTACAAGAGAAATGACTCATGAGGAGCAGGCTGAGAGTGAAGAAGCCCATCAGTACATTCAAAAGAGGGTACAGAAAGCCCACGAGCTAGTTCAGTTAGAGTCTCAGCTTAGAGATCTGAGGATGGAGGGGATCAGAAATGCTGTGGAGGAGACTTGGTCAAGACCACCAGAACTGGCTTCCCAGGCAGAGAAGAGGTCTCCAGGGTTGAACAACATAAATAACTTGGTTTCACCACCAGTAGCtgataaatgtgaaaatgacaAAGTCATTGATCTTACAGAGGACATGGAGGTCCAGATTCTTGATGTCAGCTCTAAAATGACAAGTCTGACCGTTGATGAGTTGGGCGAAGAGAAACTGGCACAAGCGATGTCCAGTATGGATACAGAACTCCTTACTAGCAGCAAGGTAGTGGAACAGCTTGATATACAAGGGTCTGAGCAAAATCTGGACTCAAGCATTATACCGTTATCACCTGGACTTTGTCCACTTGATAAAGAGAGCCCGAGTCTCGAGCAGAAGCAGTGTTCTCCTGTTCCCCATGTAAATTCAGATAGCTTGACTGAGGCCGGGAATGGCCTGTCTGGGCATTCTCAGCATTTTGCTAACGAGTCGGGATGGTCAGCCACACCAAAAAGGTtaaaagatgcagaaatgtCAGTTCAAGTACTTGACCCACTTGGTGTCTCAGAGACAGAGGGGAATGACATTCCTGAGCTAGCTTTATCTGCCACGCCACCAAACCTACCAAATGTTATGCCAGAAGTCCATGCTGGGATCCAGAAGTCTCGTGTGGTGGAAGCCAGCTTGGAGGAAATGTCTGTGCCATCTCTCCAGGATCAAGTTGACTTCAATTTGGTCTTGGAAGAGTCTGAAGATGGATGGCAAGATGCCTCAAATGGGGAAAGATCACTGGAGCACCCAGAAGATGAGGGCTTCCAACTAAAAACAGGAAGTCTTTGTAAATCTCCAGCAAAAACTTTAAGTGAGAATGGTAACTCTGGAAGCCCCTGCCATGCAGCTGAAGAAGATCCAAATAACTCCTTGCAAGGGAGTGAAGTATCAGAGGAAAACAGTGCTATCTTCATTTCAGGTAGAAAGAAACGTGCGAAAAGAATTGTTTCAGATAGTGAGGATGAGGACTATTCTGTTATGATCTCAGAGGAAGAGCAGTCTGATAAAAAGTCCTCTCCCTTGAACACCCCTCTGCATCAATTTCTGGAAGGAATTACTGCATCTACTCCTAAAAGCGACAGGAGTCTaacaaaagccattttttctcccaaattaaCTAACAGTGGTAACAGGTCTACAGCTTCCAGGAGATCTCTAATCAACAAGGTGGTAGATGAGGTTGAGGATATTGGAGAAATCATGGGAACCactgatgaagaagaaaacagtgaggAGCAAGAAGACCTTCTggaagaagaagcagaagagtgTAGTGCGGAGTCTGTTGAGCCTGAAGAAGAACCTGCTGGCGAAACGCTTAACTCAACCGAAGAGTCCTCCCATCTAGAGGGTATGCAGTCTGAGCAGTCCGAAGCAGATGAGACAGAGTCATCTCAGGAGGAATCCACTGGTGATGCTGAGCTTCAGTCAGGTGAGCAGATAGAGTACTGCACCCAGGAAAGGGTCTCTGAGAAAGAGGACGGTCAGAATTCCTCTCCTTCCTTAGGTACATACAGTACCTTGGTAGACAGCGGGAAGAAACTTAAGGATGACGGAAATCTACAAGAGGCACTGAACTGTTTCCTACAAGCTCTTGACATAAAGAGTGGAGATCCTGAAGTTATGCTTATGACTCTAAACTTGTATAGACAGCTAGCCCAGAAATGA